A single genomic interval of Pomacea canaliculata isolate SZHN2017 linkage group LG5, ASM307304v1, whole genome shotgun sequence harbors:
- the LOC112564707 gene encoding hephaestin-like protein 1 isoform X1 gives MPWKIFSTPPFIRRPSTEDTWFQQHEHMFLNFFTVDESLSWYLQENINTFTSNPSSVDVMDAGFKTANRRHAINGRMFGNLEGLHTCLNDDVAWHIFGVGGEFDMHGVNFQGQSLDLTGNHISSEVIIPGSALTLTSKPDSQGNWTISCRTTFHFNTGMTARYEVRDCGTSSQQKPTRGVTRRYYIAAEEVIWEYAPLKRDAVTGENFTDDSQPGYLYVKDDDLFIGSSYKKALYVEYTDATFSTRKVRGEREKHLGLLGPIIKAEVNDVIEVVFFNKASRPYSIQPQGVRYENIANHSVAPGTKFTYTWQVPSRAGPGPKDPSCVAWMYFSSVNFVRDTNSGLVGPLLVCKPSTFRSEDRGRTLERRDVDRDFWMLYTIFDENESWYLDENVRTRAPGRSPDRLNEADFKESNRMNSINGRVFGNVDGLVMWEGDVVAWYLLGLGSSLDYHPVHFHGQTFTFRTDRVHRGDVMEVFPSTSAAVQMLCDNPGTWIVHCHFSSHVAAGMEAVYTIHPNPSWARD, from the exons ATG CCCTGGAAGATTTTCTCGACACCACCTTTTATTCGGAGACCTTCGACTGAAGACACGTGGTTCCAGCAGCATGAACACATGTTCCTAAACTTCTTCACTGTAGATGAGAGTCTGTCGTGGTACCTGCAAGAAAACATCAACACCTTCACCTCTAACCCCAGCAGCGTGGATGTCATGGACGCCGGCTTCAAAACAGCCAATCGGAGACATG CGATCAACGGACGCATGTTCGGAAACCTGGAGGGGTTGCACACCTGCCTCAATGATGACGTGGCATGGCACATCTTTGGCGTCGGAGGAGAGTTTGATATGCACGGGGTCAACTTTCAGGGTCAGAGCCTCGATCTCACCGGCAATCACATCAGTTCAGAGGTCATTATTCCTGGATCGGCCCTGACTCTGACATCCAAGCCAGACAGCCAAG GCAACTGGACCATCTCCTGCAGAACCACGTTCCACTTCAACACAGGTATGACAGCCAGGTATGAGGTGCGAGACTGCGGCACATCCTCACAACAAAAGCCAACAAGAGGAGTCACTCGCCGATACTACATTGCTGCAGAGGAAGTCATCTGGGAGTACGCTCCCTTGAAACGAGACGCGGTCACGGGAGAAAACTTTACTGACGATAGCCA GCCCGGATACCTGTATGTGAAGGACGACGACCTGTTCATTGGCAGCAGCTACAAGAAGGCGCTGTACGTCGAGTACACGGATGCAACCTTCTCCACCCGCAAGGTGCGGGGTGAGCGTGAAAAGCACCTCGGCCTCCTGGGGCCAATCATCAAAGCTGAGGTCAATGATGTCATTGAAGTGGTCTTCTTCAACAAGGCCAGCAGACCGTACTCCATCCAGCCACAGGGAGTCAG GTACGAGAACATTGCTAATCATAGCGTTGCCCCCGGCACCAAGTTCACCTACACCTGGCAGGTGCCTAGCAGGGCAGGGCCTGGCCCCAAAGACCCCAGCTGTGTGGCCTGGATGTACTTCTCGTCCGTTAACTTTGTGCGGGACACCAACAGCGGCCTGGTGGGACCCCTTCTGGTTTGCAAACCATCAACGTTCAGATCAG AAGACAGGGGCAGAACCCTGGAGAGGCGTGACGTGGACAGGGATTTCTGGATGCTCTACACCATCTTCGATGAAAACGAAAGTTGGTACCTGGATGAAAACGTTCGCACCCGAGCCCCGGGTAGGAGCCCGGACCGCCTGAACGAAGCCGACTTCAAAGAAAGCAACCGCATGAACTCCATCAACGGCAGAGTCTTCGGCAACGTCGACGGCCTGGTGATGTGGGAGGGGGACGTGGTGGCCTGGTACCTGCTGGGCCTGGGGTCTTCCCTCGACTACCACCCGGTTCACTTCCACGGTCAGACCTTCACCTTCCGCACAGACCGCGTGCACAGAGGTGACGTCATGGAAGTCTTCCCGTCGACCTCTGCCGCCGTGCAGATGCTGTGCGATAATCCGGGCACCTGGATCGTCCATTGTCATTTCTCTAGTCACGTGGCGGCCGGAATGGAGGCCGTGTACACTATCCACCCCAATCCGTCGTGGGCCAGAGATTAA
- the LOC112564708 gene encoding hephaestin-like protein 1 encodes MPTRDVDSGLVGLLLTCKTGTLQTTGPRRGQRGDVAKEFVLYLDTTDENDSWLSQVNLNRCGDPAACTQLSQSKNPDFVKTNKMSHINGRVYGNLEGLEVSQGETVAFYLFSVNRGITSVQFSGQVLKVNNHIVDSIILFPATFVTAIITPPYVGNWLIATRNVDTFLAGQQAYLRVKEAFPWRGVSRRRRHADHYSPALSDPELTGLSAFYERHVHHPIRVPWTRKYYIAVEKYTWDYAPSGQDLFNGGPLTRPGSLAAPYFTQGTQRIGGRYIKARYVEYTDSTFKVLKSRDDSTEHLGMLGPVIMAEAGETVEIRLKNMADRTLLLLSSRRALLQGE; translated from the exons ATGCCCACCAGGGACGTCGACAGCGGCCTAGTGGGGCTTCTTCTTACCTGTAAAACAG GGACGCTGCAGACGACCGGCCCTCGCCGTGGACAGCGCGGGGACGTGGCGAAGGAGTTCGTCTTGTACCTGGACACCACGGACGAGAATGACAGTTGGCTGTCGCAGGTCAACCTCAACCGTTGTGGTGACCCCGCAGCCTGCACGCAGCTCAGTCAAAGCAAGAATCCG GATTTCGTGAAGACCAACAAGATGTCCCATATCAACGGACGCGTGTACGGTAACCTGGAGGGGCTGGAGGTCAGCCAGGGGGAGACTGTGGCCTTCTACCTCTTCTCTGTCAACCGCGGCATCACGAGTGTCCAGTTCAGCGGGCAGGTCCTTAAAGTCAACAACCACAT AGTTGATTCTATCATCCTTTTTCCTGCAACTTTTGTGACTGCCATAATAACGCCCCCTTACGTCGGGAACTGGTTGATAGCCACTAGAAATGTGGACACCTTCCTCG CCGGACAGCAAGCTTACCTTCGTGTCAAGGAAGCGTTTCCATGGCGAGGTGTGTCGAGGAGGCGACGTCATGCTGACCACTACAGTCCGGCTCTGTCAGACCCTGAGCTGACTGGTCTATCCGCTTTCTATGAAAGACATGTTCATCATCCCATCAGGGTTCCATGGACACGGAAGTACTACATTGCCGTAGAAAAATACACTTGGGACTACGCACCCTCTGGACAAGACCTGTTCAACGGGGGACCATTGACAAGGCCCGGCAG TCTCGCGGCCCCTTACTTCACTCAAGGTACGCAGAGGATTGGCGGCAGGTACATCAAAGCCCGCTACGTGGAGTATACCGACAGCACCTTCAAGGTgctcaagtcacgtgacgacagcACGGAGCACCTGGGCATGCTGGGACCGGTCATCATGGCGGAAGCCGGCGAGACAGTGGAGATACGCTTGAAAAACATGGCAGACAGGACCTTACTCCTTCTTTCCTCACGGCGTGCTCTTCTCCAAGGAGAATGA
- the LOC112564707 gene encoding hephaestin-like isoform X2, with product MPWKIFSTPPFIRRPSTEDTWFQQHEHMFLNFFTVDESLSWYLQENINTFTSNPSSVDVMDAGFKTANRRHAINGRMFGNLEGLHTCLNDDVAWHIFGVGGEFDMHGVNFQGQSLDLTGNHISSEVIIPGSALTLTSKPDSQGNWTISCRTTFHFNTGMTARYEVRDCGTSSQQKPTRGVTRRYYIAAEEVIWEYAPLKRDAVTGENFTDDSQPGYLYVKDDDLFIGSSYKKALYVEYTDATFSTRKVRGEREKHLGLLGPIIKAEVNDVIEVVFFNKASRPYSIQPQGVRYENIANHSVAPGTKFTYTWQVPSRAGPGPKDPSCVAWMYFSSVNFVRDTNSGLVGPLLVCKPSTFRSDRGRTLERRDVDRDFWMLYTIFDENESWYLDENVRTRAPGRSPDRLNEADFKESNRMNSINGRVFGNVDGLVMWEGDVVAWYLLGLGSSLDYHPVHFHGQTFTFRTDRVHRGDVMEVFPSTSAAVQMLCDNPGTWIVHCHFSSHVAAGMEAVYTIHPNPSWARD from the exons ATG CCCTGGAAGATTTTCTCGACACCACCTTTTATTCGGAGACCTTCGACTGAAGACACGTGGTTCCAGCAGCATGAACACATGTTCCTAAACTTCTTCACTGTAGATGAGAGTCTGTCGTGGTACCTGCAAGAAAACATCAACACCTTCACCTCTAACCCCAGCAGCGTGGATGTCATGGACGCCGGCTTCAAAACAGCCAATCGGAGACATG CGATCAACGGACGCATGTTCGGAAACCTGGAGGGGTTGCACACCTGCCTCAATGATGACGTGGCATGGCACATCTTTGGCGTCGGAGGAGAGTTTGATATGCACGGGGTCAACTTTCAGGGTCAGAGCCTCGATCTCACCGGCAATCACATCAGTTCAGAGGTCATTATTCCTGGATCGGCCCTGACTCTGACATCCAAGCCAGACAGCCAAG GCAACTGGACCATCTCCTGCAGAACCACGTTCCACTTCAACACAGGTATGACAGCCAGGTATGAGGTGCGAGACTGCGGCACATCCTCACAACAAAAGCCAACAAGAGGAGTCACTCGCCGATACTACATTGCTGCAGAGGAAGTCATCTGGGAGTACGCTCCCTTGAAACGAGACGCGGTCACGGGAGAAAACTTTACTGACGATAGCCA GCCCGGATACCTGTATGTGAAGGACGACGACCTGTTCATTGGCAGCAGCTACAAGAAGGCGCTGTACGTCGAGTACACGGATGCAACCTTCTCCACCCGCAAGGTGCGGGGTGAGCGTGAAAAGCACCTCGGCCTCCTGGGGCCAATCATCAAAGCTGAGGTCAATGATGTCATTGAAGTGGTCTTCTTCAACAAGGCCAGCAGACCGTACTCCATCCAGCCACAGGGAGTCAG GTACGAGAACATTGCTAATCATAGCGTTGCCCCCGGCACCAAGTTCACCTACACCTGGCAGGTGCCTAGCAGGGCAGGGCCTGGCCCCAAAGACCCCAGCTGTGTGGCCTGGATGTACTTCTCGTCCGTTAACTTTGTGCGGGACACCAACAGCGGCCTGGTGGGACCCCTTCTGGTTTGCAAACCATCAACGTTCAGATCAG ACAGGGGCAGAACCCTGGAGAGGCGTGACGTGGACAGGGATTTCTGGATGCTCTACACCATCTTCGATGAAAACGAAAGTTGGTACCTGGATGAAAACGTTCGCACCCGAGCCCCGGGTAGGAGCCCGGACCGCCTGAACGAAGCCGACTTCAAAGAAAGCAACCGCATGAACTCCATCAACGGCAGAGTCTTCGGCAACGTCGACGGCCTGGTGATGTGGGAGGGGGACGTGGTGGCCTGGTACCTGCTGGGCCTGGGGTCTTCCCTCGACTACCACCCGGTTCACTTCCACGGTCAGACCTTCACCTTCCGCACAGACCGCGTGCACAGAGGTGACGTCATGGAAGTCTTCCCGTCGACCTCTGCCGCCGTGCAGATGCTGTGCGATAATCCGGGCACCTGGATCGTCCATTGTCATTTCTCTAGTCACGTGGCGGCCGGAATGGAGGCCGTGTACACTATCCACCCCAATCCGTCGTGGGCCAGAGATTAA
- the LOC112565316 gene encoding uncharacterized protein LOC112565316, giving the protein MSFVIRPSNVGGTRAVIGNSLYPDKASFLVSVTGSALRLTIRERAADLTPEQLLAGCWDREKRSLDSLPHFGAGFGSSSPNYGNVIALELSIYSGSETLVTITQEDDWIFFGVGNQRIAKRGRLPTLTNEPLYIGAGADPMGHTTLPDYVGTFDSFLFEKCPKSE; this is encoded by the exons ATGTCCTTCGTCATCAG ACCCAGTAACGTTGGAGGCACCCGTGCGGTGATCGGGAACAGCCTGTACCCGGATAAAGCCAGCTTTCTGGTGTCCGTGACGGGTAGCGCACTCAGGCTGACCATCAGAGAGCGAGCAGCCGACCTGACACCCGAgcagctgctggctggatgctGGGACAGAGAGAAGCGATCCCTGGACAGTCTGCCGCACTTCGGCGCTGGCTTCGGGTCGTCTTCACCCAACTACGGCAATGTCATCGCCCTCGAGCTTTCCATA TACTCTGGAAGTGAAACCCTGGTTACCATTACACAGGAGGACGACTGGATTTTCTTCGGAGTTGGAAACCAGCGTATagcaa AGCGAGGCCGTCTGCCAACCCTCACCAACGAACCACTCTATATCGGAGCTGGTGCTGACCCCATGGGGCACACAACTCTGCCAGACTACGTTGGCACCTTCGACTCG tttctgttCGAGAAGTGTCCCAAGAGCGAGTGA
- the LOC112564836 gene encoding hephaestin-like protein, which produces MYGSKILLFILLQIVCEGHEYVQAATRTYYLAAVEEDWDYAPGGNLVNDDLQTSNLFLLQGQNRIGSVYRKVFYRLYTDATFRVQVRPEAALGFLGPVLRAETGDTINVVFKNMAFQANRNFSVHPHGIQYNKNSEVSCEYIYNIFSR; this is translated from the exons ATGTATGGAAGCAagatacttttgtttattttgctgcaAATTGTGTGTGAGGGTCACGAGTATGTGCAAGCAGCCACACGAACCTATTACCTGGCGGCAGTGGAGGAGGACTGGGACTATGCACCCGGTGGGAACCTTGTCAACGACGACCTGCA GACGTCCAACCTGTTTCTACTCCAAGGACAAAATCGTATCGGAAGTGTATATCGCAAAGTGTTCTACCGTCTCTACACTGATGCCACGTTCCGGGTGCAGGTCAGGCCAGAGGCTGCTCTTGGTTTCTTAGGACCTGTTCTGCGCGCGGAGACTGGCGACACCATCAACGTTGTCTTCAAGAACATGGCCTTCCAGGCCAACCGCAACTTCAGCGTGCACCCGCACGGCATCCAGTACAACAAAAATTCCGAGGTGAgctgtgaatatatatataatatattttccCGCTAA